A region of the uncultured Bacteroides sp. genome:
AATTGAAGGTATTGATGATTTTTCTATTGAAAATCAAGAAAAGATTGTCATGGATTGGATTGCAAGCAAAGAATATCATTTGGGAAACATCATGAATGCCTTTCGTCTCACTCTGGTAGGAGAAGGAAAAGGGCCGCACATGTTTGACATCTCTGCAGTTTTAGGTAAAGAAGAAACTATTGCCCGAATGAAAAGAGCAATCGATGCTATAAAGAAGTAAAAAAACGGATATGCTTTATAATTTAGGTATATATTTATACTCATTGTTAATTCATCTGGCCGCACCTTTTAGCAGGAAGCCACGCAAGATGATGAAAGGGCATTGGATTGTATACGAGTTACTTCGTCAGCAGAAAGAAAAAGGTGCAAAATACATTTGGTTTCATGCAGCTTCTTTAGGTGAATTTGAACAAGGACGTCCTCTTATTGAAAGGATCAAAGAAAGATATCCTGAATATAAAATTTTACTCACGTTCTTCTCGCCATCTGGTTACGAGGTACGTAGAGATTACAAAGGAGCAGACATCGTTTGTTATCTGCCTCTTGATAAACCCCGTAATGTAAAAAAGTTCTTAGATATTACACAGCCATGTATGGCCTTCTTTATCAAATATGAATTCTGGAAAAATTATCTGGATGAGTTAAATAAACGAAACATTCCTGTTTACAGCGTTTCATCTATTTTTCGTAAAGAACAAATATTTTTCAAATGGTACGGAGGACTTTATCGTAAAGTTTTACAAGATTTTGATCAGTTATTTGTCCAAAACGAAACTTCCAAGCGTTTTTTGTCCAAAATCGGTATAGAAAAGGTTACTGTTGTGGGAGATACTCGTTTTGATAGAGTACTTGAAATCCGTCAGGCAGCAAAAGATCTGCCTTTAGTAGAAGCCTTTAAAAAAGACACTCTGACAATTGTTGCCGGAAGCTCATGGGCACCGGACGAAGATCTTTTCATTGAATATTTCAATACTCATCCTGATATTAAATTGATTATTGCCCCCCATGTGATTGATGAAAATCACTTGGTAGAAATAATCAGCAAGCTGAAACGTCCTTATGTACGTTATTCAAAAGCTAATGAACAGAATGTAACAAATGCAGATTGCCTTATCATAGATGGGTATGGACTTCTTTCTTCCATTTATAGATATGGCGAAATAGCTTATATCGGCGGAGGATTTGGGGTAGGTATTCATAATATTCTGGAAGCGGCAGTATATGGAATTCCGGTTATCTTTGGTCCTAAATACCAAAAGTTTATGGAAGCCAGACAACTGCTTGAAGAGAACGGTGCCTTTTCCATAAAAGATGGTGAAGAACTAAACTTATTGCTGAATCAATTGATCTCAGATAAAGAGTTCCTGAAAGAAAGCGGTTTAAATGCGGGTAACTATGTAACTAAAAACCTAGGAGCCAGTGAACTTATACTGAGCCAGATTAATTTTTAAAAAGAAATATATACTTTATACTAAATTAAAAACCAGTTAAGAACATTGGGAAATGAGTTTCTTTTAAGTTATTCATTTAAACACAGATATACAATGCGTCCGGCTTTTTTTGGTCTTTAAGACCATTAAGCCGGACGCATTGTTTTTTCATAGAATTTAATGTTTACTTATACCATTCAGAATACATCAAATAGTTGTGTGCAATCTTTTCATTCAGTTCTTTTGCCTGCTCAGGATCTACTTTCTTAATAAATTTTGCAGGTACACCTCCCCAGATACTACCTGGCTCAATCACGGTATTACTTAGAACCAAAGAACCGGCAGCAACAATTGCCCCTTCACCTATAACAGCATGATCAAGTATGGTAGATCCCATTCCTACCAATGCATAGTCTTTTATTGTAGCGCCATGAATGGTAACATTATGCCCCACAGAAACATTGTCTCCTATTTCAATAGTAGATTTTTGATACAACGTATGCAAAACAGAGCCATCCTGAATGTTCACTCTATTTCCAATACGTATTGAGTTTACATCTCCACGCAATATTGTACCAAACCAAATACTGCATTCAGATCCCATTTTTACATCACCAATAATTGTTGCATTATCCGCAAGGAAACAATTATCTCCGAATTCAGGTGTAAATCCTCTAACCGATTTTATTAATGCCATCTTGTTATGATTAAATAATTCTACCTAATTATGCTACAACAATCAAATAGCTA
Encoded here:
- a CDS encoding glycosyltransferase N-terminal domain-containing protein; the encoded protein is MLYNLGIYLYSLLIHLAAPFSRKPRKMMKGHWIVYELLRQQKEKGAKYIWFHAASLGEFEQGRPLIERIKERYPEYKILLTFFSPSGYEVRRDYKGADIVCYLPLDKPRNVKKFLDITQPCMAFFIKYEFWKNYLDELNKRNIPVYSVSSIFRKEQIFFKWYGGLYRKVLQDFDQLFVQNETSKRFLSKIGIEKVTVVGDTRFDRVLEIRQAAKDLPLVEAFKKDTLTIVAGSSWAPDEDLFIEYFNTHPDIKLIIAPHVIDENHLVEIISKLKRPYVRYSKANEQNVTNADCLIIDGYGLLSSIYRYGEIAYIGGGFGVGIHNILEAAVYGIPVIFGPKYQKFMEARQLLEENGAFSIKDGEELNLLLNQLISDKEFLKESGLNAGNYVTKNLGASELILSQINF
- a CDS encoding gamma carbonic anhydrase family protein, which produces MALIKSVRGFTPEFGDNCFLADNATIIGDVKMGSECSIWFGTILRGDVNSIRIGNRVNIQDGSVLHTLYQKSTIEIGDNVSVGHNVTIHGATIKDYALVGMGSTILDHAVIGEGAIVAAGSLVLSNTVIEPGSIWGGVPAKFIKKVDPEQAKELNEKIAHNYLMYSEWYK